One part of the Mytilus trossulus isolate FHL-02 chromosome 11, PNRI_Mtr1.1.1.hap1, whole genome shotgun sequence genome encodes these proteins:
- the LOC134691269 gene encoding exocyst complex component 3-like isoform X1, which translates to MSLPAPLDLGRMEAEAKENASKHISNLLQRPDQLEKVDQYKRRIMRKKASVDTMLKTAVQSQLDGVRTGLNQLQSALQDVYEIKQSLDEVEETYKSIQPIQNKLIQVNTENSRFCQLAAAMENLKHIFTVPESVRKTQELINEGKLLQAHKHLTDLESARDELMFELFKQPQQSPTDNSTLEKYFKDVVHLSESLGKQLWVIIQRTLSSVRREPTLIVTALRIVEREERMDVAVEERKQQSGFMPPGRPKKWRKKCFEILEDCISNKIEGNQLEDRDKNKMWLVRHLELTRQIMVDDLRVVVTMLPPIFPPDYNIVKTYVNMYHKALAEHLEEMIREGLEGNEFVTLLSWVNNYNSPDLMGHPDLNIDVSELGPLLKNNVIDELQNQYLRTMKFNIMEWMKNSLVQDKKDWFRVEHPDADGDGYYSTSLPVIIFQMMEQNLQVTRLIGEDLVKKVLELFADELNLFSKDYIAEIESYKDRHLQDRSEIKFFLHYMIANINNSLSFGEYMKQLRNRYLKEDFEEDDENIRKDRFQKLNDTFLKIAKIGTRIIIEEVFIDLKNSKCLEEILTKNWLTGSHAVDIICATWADYSADFVHLKPRFNGEVVEAGQKRVLIEFLKSLFTKKLQFKTYDERKAAAEKLIKEGSQLGEIFQKYGTSKVTQNIFNVLPVLAELLKLKDTSMISLEIMGVVKKYPDIRVEHLISLLVLRGDMNRADARQMVQDIVGEDDPLRPKPKGIFSELAMS; encoded by the exons gCTTCTGTTGACACTATGCTGAAAACAGCTGTACAGTCACAGTTAGATGGAGTAAGGACAGGACTGAACCAGCTGCAGAGTGCTTTACAAGATgtctatgaaattaaacaaag ttTGGATGAAGTAGAAGAAACCTATAAGTCAATCCAGCCTATCCAAAATAAACTGATACAAGTCAACACAGAAAATTCTAGGTTTTGTCAG CTTGCTGCTGCAATGGagaatttaaagcatattttcaCAGTACCAGAGAGTGTTAGAAAAACACAAGAATTGATAAACGAAGGAAAACTCCTGCAGGCACATAAACA ctTAACAGATTTAGAATCAGCCAGGGATGAATTGATGTTTGAGTTATTTAAACAACCTCAACAAAGTCCAACAGATAACTCA ACACTGgagaaatatttcaaagatgTGGTTCATTTGTCAGAGTCTCTTGGTAAACAGTTATGGGTAATAATACAGAGGACACTGAGTTCAGTACGCAGGGAACCAACACTGATTGTTACAGCATTAAGAATCGTAGAGAGAGAAGAAAG AATGGATGTAGCTGTTgaagaaagaaaacaacagTCTGGTTTTATGCCACCAGGCAGACCTAAGAAATGGCGAAAGAAATGCTTTGAAATTCTAGAAGATTGTATTTCTAACAA AATAGAAGGGAACCAGTTAGAAGACCGAGATAAAAACAAGATGTGGTTGGTTAGACATCTAGAACTGACAAGACAAATAATGGTGGATGATCTAAGAGTAGTTGTG ACAATGTTGCCACCTATTTTCCCGCCAGATTACAACATAGTGAAAACATATGTAAATATGTACCACAAAGCTCTCGCTGAACAT CTTGAAGAAATGATACGGGAAGGATTAGAAGGAAATGAATTTGTTACCCTTCTTTCATGGGTTAATAATTACAA TTCTCCAGATTTGATGGGACATCCTGATCTAAATATAGATGTATCAGAGCTTGGACCGCTGTTAAAGAACAATGTCATAGATGAATTACAAAATCA gtACTTAAgaacaatgaaatttaacattATGGAATGGATGAAGAATTCATTAGTTCAGGATAAAAag GATTGGTTTAGAGTAGAACACCCAGATGCTGATGGGGATGGTTATTATTCTACATCTCTACCTGTTATTATATTCCAGATGATGGAACAAAAT cTTCAAGTTACCAGATTAATTGGTGAAGACCTTGTAAAGAAAGTATTGGAACTGTTTGCTGATGAACTTAACTTATTCTCTAAGGATTATATAG CTGAGATAGAAAGTTACAAAGACAGACATTTACAAGACAGATCagaaataaaattctttttacattaCATG atagcCAATATAAACAACAGTTTGTCTTTTGGAGAGTATATGAAACAGTTGAGAAATCGCTACTTGAAAGAAGATTTTGAGGAAGATGATGAAAATATACGAAAAGATAGATTTCAGAAACTTAATGACACTTTTCTCAAAATAGCTAAAATAGG AACTAGAATTATCATAGAAGAGGTGTTTATCGACTTAAAGAACAGTAAATGTTTAGAGGAAATACTCACAAAAAACTG GTTAACAGGATCACATGCAGTAGATATCATCTGTGCCACATGGGCTGATTATAGTGCTGACTTTGTACATTTAAAGCCAAGATTTAATGGTGAAGTCGTTGAAGCAGGACAGAAACGTGTACTTATAGAGTTTCTTAAGTCACTATTTACTAA AAAATTGCAGTTTAAAACTTATGATGAAAGAAAAGCAGCTGCTGAAAAATTGATTAAAGAGGGATCCCAGCTTGGGGAAATTTTCCAGAAATATGGCACTTCTAAAGTA acacaaaatattttcaatgtattACCTGTACTGGCAGAGTTACTGAAGCTGAAGGATACATCTATGATATCTTTAGAAATTATG GGAGTAGTAAAGAAGTACCCTGACATACGTGTAGAACACCTGATCAGTTTGTTGGTATTGAGAGGAGATATGAATAGAGCTGATGCTAGACAG ATGGTTCAGGATATTGTTGGAGAAGACGACCCACTACGACCAAAACCCAAAGGCATTTTTTCTGAACTTGCAATGTCATAA
- the LOC134691269 gene encoding exocyst complex component 3-like isoform X2, with product MSLPAPLDLGRMEAEAKENASKHISNLLQRPDQLEKVDQYKRRIMRKKASVDTMLKTAVQSQLDGVRTGLNQLQSALQDVYEIKQSLDEVEETYKSIQPIQNKLIQVNTENSRFCQLAAAMENLKHIFTVPESVRKTQELINEGKLLQAHKHLTDLESARDELMFELFKQPQQSPTDNSTLEKYFKDVVHLSESLGKQLWVIIQRTLSSVRREPTLIVTALRIVEREERMDVAVEERKQQSGFMPPGRPKKWRKKCFEILEDCISNKIEGNQLEDRDKNKMWLVRHLELTRQIMVDDLRVVVTMLPPIFPPDYNIVKTYVNMYHKALAEHLEEMIREGLEGNEFVTLLSWVNNYNSPDLMGHPDLNIDVSELGPLLKNNVIDELQNQYLRTMKFNIMEWMKNSLVQDKKDWFRVEHPDADGDGYYSTSLPVIIFQMMEQNLQVTRLIGEDLVKKVLELFADELNLFSKDYIAEIESYKDRHLQDRSEIKFFLHYMIANINNSLSFGEYMKQLRNRYLKEDFEEDDENIRKDRFQKLNDTFLKIAKIGTRIIIEEVFIDLKNSKCLEEILTKNWLTGSHAVDIICATWADYSADFVHLKPRFNGEVVEAGQKRVLIEFLKSLFTKKLQFKTYDERKAAAEKLIKEGSQLGEIFQKYGTSKVGSEPVSVYLVVFPNK from the exons gCTTCTGTTGACACTATGCTGAAAACAGCTGTACAGTCACAGTTAGATGGAGTAAGGACAGGACTGAACCAGCTGCAGAGTGCTTTACAAGATgtctatgaaattaaacaaag ttTGGATGAAGTAGAAGAAACCTATAAGTCAATCCAGCCTATCCAAAATAAACTGATACAAGTCAACACAGAAAATTCTAGGTTTTGTCAG CTTGCTGCTGCAATGGagaatttaaagcatattttcaCAGTACCAGAGAGTGTTAGAAAAACACAAGAATTGATAAACGAAGGAAAACTCCTGCAGGCACATAAACA ctTAACAGATTTAGAATCAGCCAGGGATGAATTGATGTTTGAGTTATTTAAACAACCTCAACAAAGTCCAACAGATAACTCA ACACTGgagaaatatttcaaagatgTGGTTCATTTGTCAGAGTCTCTTGGTAAACAGTTATGGGTAATAATACAGAGGACACTGAGTTCAGTACGCAGGGAACCAACACTGATTGTTACAGCATTAAGAATCGTAGAGAGAGAAGAAAG AATGGATGTAGCTGTTgaagaaagaaaacaacagTCTGGTTTTATGCCACCAGGCAGACCTAAGAAATGGCGAAAGAAATGCTTTGAAATTCTAGAAGATTGTATTTCTAACAA AATAGAAGGGAACCAGTTAGAAGACCGAGATAAAAACAAGATGTGGTTGGTTAGACATCTAGAACTGACAAGACAAATAATGGTGGATGATCTAAGAGTAGTTGTG ACAATGTTGCCACCTATTTTCCCGCCAGATTACAACATAGTGAAAACATATGTAAATATGTACCACAAAGCTCTCGCTGAACAT CTTGAAGAAATGATACGGGAAGGATTAGAAGGAAATGAATTTGTTACCCTTCTTTCATGGGTTAATAATTACAA TTCTCCAGATTTGATGGGACATCCTGATCTAAATATAGATGTATCAGAGCTTGGACCGCTGTTAAAGAACAATGTCATAGATGAATTACAAAATCA gtACTTAAgaacaatgaaatttaacattATGGAATGGATGAAGAATTCATTAGTTCAGGATAAAAag GATTGGTTTAGAGTAGAACACCCAGATGCTGATGGGGATGGTTATTATTCTACATCTCTACCTGTTATTATATTCCAGATGATGGAACAAAAT cTTCAAGTTACCAGATTAATTGGTGAAGACCTTGTAAAGAAAGTATTGGAACTGTTTGCTGATGAACTTAACTTATTCTCTAAGGATTATATAG CTGAGATAGAAAGTTACAAAGACAGACATTTACAAGACAGATCagaaataaaattctttttacattaCATG atagcCAATATAAACAACAGTTTGTCTTTTGGAGAGTATATGAAACAGTTGAGAAATCGCTACTTGAAAGAAGATTTTGAGGAAGATGATGAAAATATACGAAAAGATAGATTTCAGAAACTTAATGACACTTTTCTCAAAATAGCTAAAATAGG AACTAGAATTATCATAGAAGAGGTGTTTATCGACTTAAAGAACAGTAAATGTTTAGAGGAAATACTCACAAAAAACTG GTTAACAGGATCACATGCAGTAGATATCATCTGTGCCACATGGGCTGATTATAGTGCTGACTTTGTACATTTAAAGCCAAGATTTAATGGTGAAGTCGTTGAAGCAGGACAGAAACGTGTACTTATAGAGTTTCTTAAGTCACTATTTACTAA AAAATTGCAGTTTAAAACTTATGATGAAAGAAAAGCAGCTGCTGAAAAATTGATTAAAGAGGGATCCCAGCTTGGGGAAATTTTCCAGAAATATGGCACTTCTAAAGTA gGATCTGAGCCAGTAAGTGTATATCTTGTTGTATTTCCTAATAAATAA
- the LOC134690118 gene encoding uncharacterized protein LOC134690118 yields MSKIDETLSLQFYQYLNNIIGSEDVVKTRRNIFYAIEFGTPNSSHIMISSGSKAEGLDLKDSDYDQMYVCVSYRVYNTTKNVSTSSNRIPIIMDSSNTKPGFTKLKMYNMSRARGDKFCEIEEGKAYFSSKLFREHNLTNEMIIHGPCQSTLDGLYDFAHCFRCKEWIKQAEQWIYRPRSSWPDYKLVSSIVQYGVLFVPVGCKGSSNEDYEFRISFSMAEKQLIFSFSHTQLLCYALMKIILKDIIKTKHGDLICSYFLKTIMFWISEESSPSKWQPVNMIPCFINCIKRLIYCVQYKTCLHYFIPEYNLFECRFTDYQHKCLLDTLHEIYHSLWTNVFHTDTFQSFIAKQRVSSSAYLKVSALSCLILNTFVYRYSDCLVNITLFLKIKDNDLSTYMKSLIFNELIHLMNNDKQEKQLGRIKLIMINLRCLTDSNKFIYSQYQTSLKYFKAGLHCNATSGWSLLASLFYKHKRFNECIDIINYTLSNCTPDKIVLRLGVTLMEQTFFQKIKNIAGFLTTCKHFIIEDLRFPSPFNLLPVELMSLIEPDRGDVFIPPVVYLNTLAFLCSHHLKDNRGKQTALQDLGLTIRERYLMVPNNTIVLEVAKQCRSIVESIM; encoded by the coding sequence ATGAGCAAAATAGATGAAACACTTTCTCTTCAGTTTTaccaatatttgaataatattattgGATCAGAGGACGTTGTAAAAACaagaagaaatatattttacgcAATCGAGTTTGGTACTCCAAATTCTTCCCACATAATGATAAGTAGTGGGAGTAAAGCAGAAGGCTTAGACCTCAAAGACAGTGATTACGATCAAATGTACGTTTGTGTGTCGTATCGTGTTTACAATACTACAAAAAATGTGTCAACGTCCTCAAATAGAATACCGATAATTATGGACAGCAGTAACACTAAACCGGGGTTTACGAAGCTTAAGATGTATAACATGTCTCGTGCTAGAGGAGACAAATTTTGTGAGATTGAAGAAGGGAAAGCATACTTTTCAAGTAAACTTTTTCGGGAGCATAATTTGACAAATGAAATGATTATTCATGGACCATGTCAATCTACACTAGATGGATTATATGACTTTGCACATTGTTTTAGATGTAAAGAATGGATAAAACAGGCTGAACAGTGGATTTACAGACCCAGATCGTCTTGGCCCGATTACAAATTAGTTTCATCTATTGTCCAGTACGGAGTTTTATTTGTCCCTGTCGGCTGTAAAGGATCGTCGAATGAAGATTACGAATTTCGGATATCGTTTTCAATGGCAGAGAAACAActtattttttccttttcccATACACAGTTATTATGTTATgcattaatgaaaataattttgaaagacATTATAAAGACAAAACACGGTGATCTAATCTgttcttattttcttaaaacaataaTGTTCTGGATAAGTGAAGAATCAAGTCCTTCAAAATGGCAGCCTGTGAATATGATTCCCTGTTTTATCAACTGTATAAAACGACTGATTTACTGtgttcaatataaaacttgTCTTCATTATTTTATACCAGAATACAACCTATTCGAATGTCGATTTACTGATTACCAACATAAATGTTTACTTGATACGCTACATGAAATATACCATTCACTATGGACAAACGTGTTTCATACGGATacatttcaaagttttatagCAAAACAAAGAGTTTCATCCTCTGCTTATTTAAAAGTATCAGCTCTTTCGTGTTTAATATTAAACACATTTGTGTATAGGTATTCCGACTGCCTTGTTAACATTactctttttcttaaaatcaaagACAACGACCTTTCTACATACATGAAGTCATTGATTTTTAATGAGTTAATACACTTAATGAACAATGACAAACAAGAAAAGCAATTGGGACGCATTAAACTTATAATGATCAATTTACGTTGTTTAACAGACAGTAACAAATTCATATATTCGCAATACCAGACAAGCTTGAAATACTTCAAAGCAGGACTACACTGCAATGCTACTTCCGGATGGTCATTGTTAGCATCGTTATTTTATAAACACAAGAGATTCAACGAATGTATAGATATCATAAACTACACTTTGTCAAATTGTACTCCTGATAAAATTGTGTTGCGCTTAGGCGTTACTTTGATGGAACAaacatttttccaaaaaataaaaaacatagcTGGATTTTTAACCACgtgtaaacattttattattgaaGATTTGCGGTTTCCCAGTCCATTTAATCTATTACCAGTAGAACTAATGTCTTTGATTGAACCCGACCGTGGTGATGTGTTTATTCCACCTGTTGTCTATTTGAATACGTTAGCGTTTTTGTGCTCACATCATCTTAAAGATAATAGAGGAAAACAAACAGCGCTTCAAGATCTGGGCCTAACGATTCGAGAAAGATATCTTATGGTTCCAAATAATACGATAGTGTTAGAAGTGGCAAAACAATGCCGTAGTATTGTTGAAAGTATAATGTAA